A stretch of the Desulforamulus ferrireducens genome encodes the following:
- the hcp gene encoding hydroxylamine reductase, with translation MHCHQCEYAPPGGCTQVGVCGKDPTIASLQDTIILGLKGVAAYAVHARELGHESPEVNAITHEALFLTLTNSNFHLQDHIDMCLKVGSACVKVMDLLDQAHTSELGIPKPVRVTNNKVEGHCILVTGHDLLALKELLKQTEGKGINVYTHSEMLPAHGYPELHKYPHLKGNVGKAWYDQREVFEKFPGAILATTNCVMPIRNKTYGDRMFTYLVAGVEGATKLKNKDFKPIIEKALSLPEANIDSQETLLTGFHHQNVLPMAPLIVDAVKAGKIRRFFVVAGCDAPTKGRDYFRELAISIPKDCIIISTSCGKFRFNDVEYGNIEGTDIPRYIDLGQCNNSISSVHIAQALAEAFGVTVNDLPLSIVLSWFEQKAVAILLGLLSLGVKNITIGPKLPEFMHPSVVEVLQQNFNLNLISGDPQADLARMLGESK, from the coding sequence ATGCACTGCCATCAGTGCGAATATGCGCCTCCCGGCGGCTGCACCCAAGTTGGGGTATGCGGCAAAGACCCTACCATTGCCAGCCTGCAGGATACCATTATTCTTGGTTTAAAGGGTGTGGCTGCCTATGCGGTACACGCCCGGGAATTGGGGCATGAAAGCCCCGAGGTTAATGCCATCACCCACGAAGCCTTGTTTTTAACACTGACTAACTCCAACTTCCACCTGCAGGATCATATTGATATGTGCCTTAAGGTTGGTAGCGCTTGTGTTAAGGTGATGGATCTGTTGGATCAGGCCCACACCTCGGAACTTGGTATCCCCAAGCCGGTGCGGGTAACCAACAACAAAGTAGAAGGTCATTGCATACTGGTTACCGGCCACGATTTGTTGGCCTTAAAAGAATTATTAAAACAAACCGAAGGCAAGGGTATCAATGTTTATACCCATTCAGAGATGCTGCCCGCCCACGGTTATCCTGAATTGCATAAATACCCCCACCTGAAGGGTAATGTTGGTAAAGCCTGGTACGATCAGCGGGAAGTCTTTGAAAAATTCCCTGGTGCCATCCTGGCCACCACCAACTGTGTCATGCCCATTCGCAACAAAACCTACGGAGACCGCATGTTTACCTATCTAGTGGCCGGCGTTGAGGGAGCAACCAAGCTTAAGAACAAGGATTTTAAACCCATTATCGAAAAAGCCCTTTCCTTGCCGGAGGCCAATATCGACTCCCAGGAAACCCTGCTCACCGGCTTCCACCACCAGAATGTCTTACCTATGGCTCCTCTAATTGTGGATGCCGTTAAGGCAGGTAAGATTAGACGCTTCTTTGTGGTGGCTGGCTGCGATGCTCCTACCAAAGGTAGAGATTACTTTAGGGAACTGGCCATCTCCATTCCTAAGGATTGTATCATTATCTCCACTTCTTGCGGTAAATTTAGATTTAACGATGTGGAATATGGTAATATCGAGGGTACGGATATTCCCCGTTATATCGATCTGGGTCAGTGCAACAACTCCATATCCTCGGTGCACATTGCCCAGGCCCTGGCTGAGGCCTTTGGCGTGACTGTTAATGATTTACCTTTAAGCATTGTCTTGTCCTGGTTCGAGCAAAAGGCAGTGGCTATTCTGCTGGGTCTGCTGAGTCTTGGTGTCAAAAACATCACCATCGGCCCCAAACTGCCAGAGTTTATGCACCCCAGTGTAGTAGAAGTGCTGCAGCAAAACTTTAACCTCAATCTCATCAGTGGCGATCCCCAAGCTGATCTAGCCCGTATGTTGGGGGAAAGCAAGTAG
- a CDS encoding YwiC-like family protein → MLFAIPKEHGAWAMLVVPLVLGAGLSGINWLHLPLFGGIFFFYLSSFSFLMIVRNKLQKQFYQKWLIIYLLLAFGLLTIPLSYHPQLVLLSLPLLPCLIINLYFARARQERSLINNFVAIVGLSLGAVASGYVGYGRWSDDLLMVWLLCVLFFMSSVFFVKTLIREKNNATFRYLSWIYHLAMIVLVYLIFDRMVALAFLTSLLRAFALAGRQLTPLQIGLVEIVNSLLFTVIVVTFLA, encoded by the coding sequence ATGTTATTTGCTATACCTAAGGAACACGGGGCCTGGGCTATGCTGGTGGTGCCATTGGTACTGGGTGCCGGCCTCAGTGGCATTAATTGGCTGCATCTGCCGCTGTTCGGCGGGATTTTCTTTTTTTATCTTAGCTCCTTTTCCTTCCTAATGATAGTACGTAATAAATTACAAAAACAATTTTATCAGAAGTGGCTGATTATTTACCTGTTGTTAGCCTTCGGCCTGTTGACCATACCCTTGTCTTATCATCCGCAATTAGTTCTGCTCTCGCTACCGTTGTTACCATGTCTGATTATAAATCTATATTTTGCCCGGGCTCGGCAAGAACGTAGTTTAATTAATAATTTTGTGGCAATTGTTGGTTTATCTTTAGGTGCTGTGGCCAGTGGTTATGTGGGCTATGGCAGGTGGTCCGATGATTTGCTAATGGTATGGCTGTTATGTGTGTTATTTTTTATGAGCAGTGTGTTCTTTGTGAAAACTTTGATCCGGGAAAAAAATAATGCTACTTTTCGCTATCTTTCCTGGATTTATCATCTCGCTATGATAGTACTGGTTTATCTAATCTTTGACAGGATGGTGGCCTTAGCTTTTCTTACCAGCCTGCTGCGGGCCTTTGCGCTGGCAGGACGGCAGCTTACCCCACTACAGATTGGTCTGGTGGAGATAGTTAATAGTCTTCTCTTTACAGTTATTGTAGTTACGTTTCTTGCCTAA
- a CDS encoding PilZ domain-containing protein, with protein MQKNQRIKIGVSTHQGFYQAETMVGALGTENNKFYGLLMPEELLNSQERRFIRANHYTNVLFSAGDSKVQSALVNFSAGGMMVYLVPKLEEMLHSGQPIKAQVEIDDFSFDLDVKLAWQKKYDNIPFVGFQFTNLSPQVQGALALLSVRFTERK; from the coding sequence TTGCAAAAAAACCAACGGATTAAAATAGGTGTTTCTACACACCAGGGGTTTTACCAGGCAGAAACTATGGTGGGCGCACTGGGCACAGAAAACAATAAATTCTACGGTCTTCTCATGCCAGAGGAATTATTAAATTCCCAGGAAAGAAGATTTATCCGGGCCAACCATTATACCAATGTGCTGTTCAGCGCCGGTGACTCAAAGGTGCAAAGTGCCCTGGTTAATTTTTCTGCCGGGGGGATGATGGTTTATCTGGTTCCCAAACTGGAAGAAATGCTGCACTCCGGCCAGCCCATAAAAGCTCAGGTTGAAATTGATGATTTTTCCTTTGATTTGGATGTCAAGTTAGCCTGGCAAAAAAAATATGATAATATTCCCTTTGTTGGTTTTCAGTTCACTAACCTCAGCCCCCAAGTACAGGGAGCCTTGGCCCTGTTATCGGTACGATTTACGGAAAGGAAATAA
- a CDS encoding universal stress protein, with translation MFKYLLAVDESENATRAVHYLANLTKLRSDLDITVIHVVNIKKEMGKMANSSTEIAQIEKEVIARGWQILEEQTAAFRKLGIPVKTQLLNGNPADEIAEFAKLNDFSHIVLGTRGLTNLQSLVLGSVSQRVLQRSHCPVTLVK, from the coding sequence ATGTTTAAATACCTGCTGGCTGTGGATGAGTCCGAAAATGCCACGAGAGCTGTTCATTATCTGGCCAACCTCACCAAGTTACGGAGCGATTTAGATATCACCGTGATCCATGTGGTTAATATAAAAAAAGAGATGGGCAAAATGGCCAATTCTTCCACTGAAATTGCACAGATCGAAAAGGAAGTTATTGCCCGGGGTTGGCAAATACTCGAGGAGCAAACTGCCGCCTTTCGTAAACTGGGCATCCCCGTTAAGACACAACTACTTAACGGTAATCCCGCTGATGAAATAGCAGAGTTTGCTAAATTGAATGACTTTAGTCATATTGTATTAGGTACCAGGGGATTAACAAATCTCCAAAGTCTGGTTTTGGGTAGCGTTAGTCAGCGAGTGTTGCAACGGTCGCACTGTCCTGTTACTTTAGTAAAGTAG
- the asrA gene encoding anaerobic sulfite reductase subunit AsrA, protein MGYRLLREEMNKLLQALKKNHRVFAPMLLPGKGRFSDTDLIGYGEINDIEEVVFDRKSYFSPKEVFYPITQTLFYFSPGEYREPQLDNRGIILFCRSCDIHAVARLDKIMLENGPYPDTYYLQLRNKLKFVLLDCPSSFTNCFCVSMGTQHAENYSFSLRPENGAYLCDVKEDIEGLFASLGEPWEVTPLFVQQNDITVALPKITEEQVASIITHNLWEEYKTRCIACGRCNTSCPTCSCFTMQDLFYEDNPACGERRRVWASCQVDGFTDMAGGHSFRQDKGQRMRFKVMHKVYDFEKRFGLPMCVGCGRCDDVCPEYISFANCVNKLTTALQEVKQHD, encoded by the coding sequence GTGGGCTATCGGCTTTTACGTGAGGAAATGAACAAACTTCTTCAAGCCTTAAAGAAAAACCACCGGGTGTTTGCACCGATGCTGTTACCAGGTAAGGGGCGCTTCTCCGATACGGATCTGATTGGTTATGGTGAAATCAATGATATCGAAGAGGTAGTATTTGACCGCAAATCTTACTTCTCCCCCAAAGAAGTTTTTTATCCCATTACCCAAACCCTGTTTTATTTCAGCCCGGGTGAATATCGGGAGCCCCAGCTAGATAACAGGGGTATTATCCTCTTTTGTCGCTCCTGTGATATCCATGCAGTAGCCCGTCTGGACAAAATCATGCTGGAAAACGGACCTTACCCGGACACTTATTACTTACAACTGAGAAATAAATTGAAATTTGTGCTGCTAGACTGTCCCAGCAGTTTTACAAATTGTTTCTGTGTCTCCATGGGTACCCAACATGCAGAGAATTATTCCTTCTCCCTCCGCCCGGAAAATGGGGCCTATCTATGTGATGTCAAGGAAGATATAGAGGGACTTTTCGCCTCCCTGGGAGAGCCTTGGGAAGTTACCCCTCTCTTTGTCCAGCAAAATGACATCACGGTTGCCCTACCTAAAATTACGGAGGAGCAAGTTGCCTCCATTATCACCCATAACCTGTGGGAGGAATACAAAACCCGCTGCATTGCCTGTGGACGGTGTAATACCTCCTGTCCTACCTGTAGCTGTTTTACCATGCAAGATTTGTTCTATGAGGATAACCCTGCGTGTGGTGAAAGGCGTCGTGTTTGGGCCAGTTGCCAGGTGGACGGTTTTACCGACATGGCCGGCGGCCATAGCTTCCGCCAGGATAAGGGACAGCGGATGCGGTTTAAGGTGATGCATAAGGTCTATGATTTTGAGAAGCGCTTTGGCTTGCCCATGTGTGTGGGGTGTGGCCGCTGTGACGATGTCTGTCCGGAATATATCTCCTTTGCCAACTGTGTTAATAAACTGACTACTGCCCTGCAGGAGGTGAAACAGCATGATTAA
- the asrC gene encoding sulfite reductase subunit C yields the protein MSLNTKKVMKNAWRITKHRDLTCLRIRVPGGHLPVKFLPLVQEIAERYGNGTVHLTTRQGFEVPDIPFSKMAEINALLVPLLQELEIDKGVSLTDPSLGYPAAGTRNVSACIGNRVCPNAVFDTTSLAWDVEKTIYPNDPHVKIAITGCPNDCIKAHMQDIGIIGQVEPLYESYRCIGCQACVKNCQKVSTGALTFDNYRVKRDPKRCIGCGECVLKCPTAAWTRGGQYFRVVIMGRTGKKNPRIARSFLEWVDRETVLKVCANLYSYIDKYIDRTLPKEHVGYIVDRTGLNIFKEEVLKDVILPPQARVASFIDFGGYMYDRNIHLE from the coding sequence GTGTCTCTGAATACCAAAAAAGTTATGAAAAATGCTTGGCGGATTACCAAGCATCGGGATCTTACCTGTCTGCGCATCCGTGTGCCCGGTGGTCACCTGCCGGTAAAATTCCTGCCACTTGTGCAGGAAATTGCCGAGCGTTATGGCAATGGTACCGTTCATCTCACCACCCGTCAGGGTTTTGAGGTGCCGGATATACCCTTTTCCAAGATGGCAGAGATTAATGCTCTGCTGGTTCCCCTGCTGCAGGAGTTGGAAATCGACAAGGGTGTTTCCCTTACTGATCCTTCCCTAGGTTATCCAGCCGCAGGAACACGCAATGTCTCTGCTTGTATTGGCAACCGGGTGTGCCCCAATGCAGTCTTCGACACAACCTCTTTGGCCTGGGATGTGGAAAAAACCATTTACCCCAACGATCCCCATGTAAAGATTGCCATTACCGGCTGCCCCAACGATTGCATTAAGGCACATATGCAGGATATCGGTATTATCGGACAGGTGGAACCCCTGTATGAATCTTACCGCTGTATTGGCTGCCAGGCCTGTGTGAAAAACTGCCAGAAGGTGTCCACCGGTGCCCTTACCTTTGACAACTATCGGGTGAAACGAGACCCTAAGCGTTGTATTGGCTGCGGTGAGTGTGTCCTGAAATGTCCCACCGCTGCTTGGACCAGGGGTGGCCAATATTTCCGGGTGGTAATCATGGGACGTACCGGCAAGAAAAACCCCCGCATTGCCCGCAGTTTCCTAGAATGGGTCGACCGGGAGACCGTTTTAAAGGTCTGTGCCAACCTTTATAGCTACATTGATAAATATATTGACCGAACTCTGCCCAAGGAACATGTGGGCTATATTGTGGATCGTACCGGGCTGAATATATTTAAAGAAGAAGTTTTAAAGGATGTCATACTGCCCCCGCAGGCCAGGGTAGCCAGCTTTATTGATTTTGGGGGTTATATGTACGATCGCAACATACATTTAGAGTAA
- the asrB gene encoding anaerobic sulfite reductase subunit AsrB translates to MINNPYLPFKAEIISVVKQTAIDWTYRLACDIKPQWGQFMEVSLPGVGECPLSISDFGPGYIEMTIRRVGKVTSVIHLLDETDHLFLRGPYGHGFPVPEFTNKHLVIAAGGTGLAPVKSIINHFYRQPDLVTRLDVLAGFKSPQDVLFKEEMAQWSKQFNLLVTVDQLPHAASPSPYREGLLTKWIPEIPMDNPEDLRVVIVGPPVMMKYAALEFLKRGVAEEHIWVSFERKMCCGIGKCGHCKIDATYVCLEGPVFNYSQAKSLLD, encoded by the coding sequence ATGATTAATAATCCCTATCTGCCTTTTAAAGCCGAAATAATTAGCGTGGTCAAGCAAACAGCCATTGATTGGACCTACCGCTTGGCCTGTGATATTAAGCCTCAGTGGGGACAATTTATGGAAGTATCCTTACCGGGTGTCGGTGAGTGTCCCCTTTCCATCAGTGATTTTGGCCCCGGTTATATTGAAATGACCATCCGGCGGGTGGGTAAAGTAACCAGTGTTATACATTTGTTGGATGAAACAGATCATCTCTTTCTGCGCGGTCCCTATGGCCACGGTTTTCCGGTGCCTGAATTTACCAATAAACATTTAGTTATTGCCGCAGGGGGTACCGGACTGGCGCCGGTAAAAAGTATTATTAATCATTTCTACCGTCAGCCGGATTTAGTTACCCGACTGGATGTGCTGGCAGGTTTTAAAAGTCCGCAGGATGTCCTCTTTAAGGAAGAAATGGCCCAGTGGTCCAAGCAATTCAACCTGTTGGTGACAGTTGATCAACTGCCGCATGCGGCAAGTCCCAGCCCTTATCGAGAGGGCTTGCTGACCAAATGGATACCGGAAATACCCATGGACAATCCGGAGGACCTGCGGGTGGTTATTGTGGGACCACCGGTCATGATGAAATACGCCGCCCTGGAGTTTTTGAAACGGGGAGTTGCCGAGGAACACATTTGGGTTTCCTTCGAGCGAAAGATGTGCTGCGGCATTGGTAAATGCGGCCATTGTAAGATAGATGCAACCTATGTTTGCCTGGAAGGCCCGGTCTTTAACTATAGCCAAGCCAAGAGCTTACTGGATTAA
- a CDS encoding NAD(P)-dependent oxidoreductase, translating into MIIDKSSNFNEKELNFDEIDQGFTTKEAIAEARRCLNCSKPQCRTGCPIDNNIPAFIQALSKGNIGEAREIIAERSNLPAVCGRVCPHEKQCEGHCILNKKQQGIKIGKLERFIADFDAEMDLSKEKMPAKTKGKVAVIGSGPAGLTVAGDLAKEGFNVVVYEAESEPGGVLLYGIPEYRLPKEVVRQETERIASLGVTFITNCLVGESITLDQMFAQGFDAVFIGTGTALAKDLTLPGRELHGIVQATYFLRTVTLYNQGNLDRKEVPVNEGDKVLLIGAGNVAMDAARTALRLGASEVTVVYRRQESEIPALRAEYEGAVAEGVKFSWQTSPLAFVGEGGVLTGLEVASPAGKTVLKADKILLAIGSRPAARIVSTTTGIEVNPAGYVITKERPYGMTTRKGVFAGGDVVHQPATVVLAMKEAKLVAKGIAAYVEAKKLLEEC; encoded by the coding sequence ATGATTATTGACAAAAGCAGTAATTTTAATGAAAAAGAGCTCAATTTTGATGAAATAGATCAGGGCTTTACTACCAAGGAGGCCATTGCAGAAGCCAGACGTTGCTTAAACTGCAGCAAGCCCCAGTGTCGCACAGGCTGCCCCATTGATAATAATATTCCGGCCTTTATTCAGGCCCTCTCCAAAGGGAATATTGGCGAAGCCAGGGAAATTATTGCTGAACGGAGCAACTTGCCGGCGGTTTGTGGACGGGTTTGCCCTCACGAGAAGCAGTGTGAGGGTCACTGTATTTTAAATAAAAAACAACAGGGTATCAAAATAGGCAAACTGGAAAGATTTATTGCTGATTTTGATGCGGAAATGGATCTTTCTAAGGAGAAAATGCCGGCCAAAACCAAAGGCAAGGTGGCAGTAATAGGTTCCGGCCCCGCAGGATTAACAGTGGCCGGGGATCTGGCTAAGGAAGGTTTTAATGTGGTGGTCTATGAAGCGGAAAGTGAACCAGGTGGTGTATTGCTCTATGGTATTCCCGAGTACCGCCTGCCCAAGGAGGTGGTGCGTCAAGAGACCGAGCGTATCGCCAGTTTGGGAGTAACCTTCATTACCAACTGCCTGGTGGGGGAAAGCATCACCCTGGACCAGATGTTTGCCCAAGGGTTTGATGCTGTTTTTATCGGCACAGGTACTGCCTTGGCCAAGGATTTAACCTTACCAGGCAGAGAACTACATGGTATTGTTCAAGCCACTTACTTCCTACGTACCGTTACCCTATATAACCAGGGTAACCTTGACCGTAAAGAAGTGCCCGTGAATGAGGGGGATAAGGTACTGTTAATAGGAGCCGGCAATGTAGCCATGGACGCAGCCCGCACGGCTTTGCGCCTGGGAGCCAGTGAGGTAACCGTTGTTTATCGCCGTCAAGAAAGCGAAATACCCGCCTTAAGAGCTGAGTATGAGGGCGCTGTAGCAGAAGGCGTAAAATTTAGCTGGCAAACCTCACCCCTGGCCTTTGTGGGGGAAGGTGGGGTGCTTACCGGCTTGGAGGTGGCAAGTCCGGCGGGTAAAACCGTCCTCAAGGCGGATAAAATCCTGCTAGCCATCGGTTCCCGCCCCGCCGCGCGTATTGTTTCAACCACCACTGGCATTGAGGTAAATCCCGCGGGCTATGTCATAACCAAAGAGCGTCCCTACGGCATGACTACCCGTAAAGGTGTTTTTGCAGGCGGTGATGTGGTCCATCAACCTGCTACCGTGGTCCTGGCCATGAAGGAAGCCAAGCTGGTAGCCAAGGGCATCGCAGCCTATGTGGAGGCCAAGAAGCTGCTGGAGGAATGCTAG
- a CDS encoding sensor histidine kinase: MATKWKNRASLLAWLLLLTFGLSGTLAALTQGDHYWQRDYFQTEQFASRLDEFTDYLAMFELNYLPPEEMKQRITVTAEEIEEHRYRYGDLPEQIKDINNQYEYKIQEAQQSQNKELLEFYTSERDKKIEDITNNFKSDEHVKVKIVAEKEKRVDEYYRNLEKHRSYFASLKTGFIYYLKDTATGDIYTNISAGSETEVNQLFNSKNVLFLRSYPSAQQGYLPGTNNHYRVEKSEIIDDILANQREKVFEGKIAVPKTLPASSVLLADYRHYQEKQRIYIIYTLSALGALLLSLFVYKKTELVPINALAQWQAGYNRIPLDVSALALFFSGLITLILLTGNRFLYYYDYSYVFIRDILINLFFTAFLIVVTFIQGRLFLARVKDCSSVQAAWSTSLLARFCQGIKEAFLNRSVGTQVLLILSVAFAFGLGAAVVVVEPEFILLYAPAFLVIGLPILMLIVKRTGYFNRIVRHTTELAQGNLEPDLPVVGKSALATLASNVNTLKYGVKASRRAQAKSERLKTELITNVSHDLRTPLTSIISYTELLKTPDLSEEDRESYVQIIDRKAKRLKVLIDDLFEASKMASGSIELMKERVDLVQLLEQTLAEHNEAISQSTLQFRVTKPDKPVYAIVDGQKLWRVFDNLIVNILKYSLENTRVYISLKSQPGQAIMVFKNVTKYELGEDIEELFERFKRGDTSRHTEGSGLGLAIAKSIVDLHDGDLALDLDGDLFKITITLPTRD; the protein is encoded by the coding sequence TTGGCTACAAAATGGAAAAATAGGGCCTCTTTGCTGGCCTGGCTGTTGCTGCTTACCTTTGGTCTCAGTGGAACTTTAGCTGCCCTGACCCAGGGTGATCATTATTGGCAAAGGGATTATTTTCAAACCGAACAGTTTGCCAGCCGGCTTGATGAATTTACCGATTATCTAGCTATGTTTGAGCTAAATTATCTGCCCCCCGAAGAAATGAAACAGAGGATAACTGTTACCGCTGAAGAGATTGAAGAGCATCGCTATCGTTATGGAGATCTGCCAGAGCAGATAAAGGATATCAATAACCAGTATGAATATAAAATTCAAGAGGCTCAACAAAGCCAAAATAAAGAACTGTTAGAGTTTTATACTTCGGAAAGGGACAAGAAAATAGAGGATATCACCAACAACTTTAAAAGTGACGAGCATGTAAAGGTAAAGATAGTTGCCGAGAAAGAAAAAAGGGTTGATGAGTACTACCGCAACCTGGAAAAACATCGTAGTTATTTTGCTAGCTTAAAAACAGGGTTTATCTACTACTTAAAGGACACCGCCACCGGAGATATTTATACCAATATAAGCGCCGGAAGTGAGACTGAAGTCAACCAGCTCTTTAACAGTAAAAATGTATTATTTTTGCGCAGCTATCCTTCAGCCCAACAAGGGTATCTTCCCGGGACTAATAACCATTATCGAGTGGAAAAATCGGAAATCATAGACGACATCCTGGCTAATCAAAGGGAGAAGGTGTTTGAAGGCAAGATTGCCGTACCCAAAACATTACCAGCCTCCAGCGTGTTGTTAGCCGACTATCGGCATTATCAGGAAAAGCAAAGAATTTATATCATCTATACCCTTAGTGCCCTGGGGGCGCTGCTGCTAAGCTTATTTGTTTATAAGAAAACCGAGCTTGTACCAATAAATGCCCTGGCTCAGTGGCAAGCCGGCTATAACCGTATCCCCCTGGATGTAAGTGCCTTGGCCTTGTTTTTTTCAGGTCTGATTACCCTAATCCTGCTAACCGGCAATAGATTCCTGTACTATTATGATTACTCCTATGTTTTTATTAGAGATATCCTAATTAACTTGTTTTTTACAGCCTTTTTGATAGTGGTCACCTTTATACAGGGTAGGCTCTTTTTAGCAAGGGTCAAGGATTGTTCTAGCGTCCAGGCGGCCTGGTCCACAAGTTTACTGGCCAGGTTCTGTCAGGGCATCAAAGAAGCCTTTCTCAACCGTAGCGTGGGTACCCAGGTTTTGCTTATTTTATCGGTGGCCTTTGCCTTTGGTTTAGGAGCGGCTGTGGTGGTTGTGGAGCCTGAATTTATTCTGCTTTACGCACCGGCATTTTTGGTCATTGGCTTGCCGATACTTATGCTAATTGTCAAACGCACAGGCTATTTTAACCGGATTGTCCGCCATACCACGGAATTAGCCCAGGGCAACCTGGAACCGGATTTGCCGGTGGTTGGCAAATCGGCTTTGGCAACCCTGGCCAGTAATGTCAATACTCTCAAGTATGGCGTGAAGGCTTCCCGTAGGGCACAGGCCAAAAGCGAGCGATTAAAAACCGAGCTTATTACCAATGTCAGTCACGATTTGCGTACACCCTTAACCTCCATCATATCCTATACAGAACTTTTAAAAACCCCGGATTTATCCGAGGAGGATCGTGAATCCTATGTGCAAATTATCGATCGGAAAGCCAAACGTTTAAAGGTGCTCATCGATGATTTATTTGAGGCTTCCAAAATGGCCAGCGGCAGTATTGAACTGATGAAGGAAAGGGTAGATTTGGTCCAGTTGTTGGAGCAAACCCTGGCAGAGCACAACGAAGCCATTTCTCAATCCACTTTGCAATTTCGGGTGACCAAGCCGGACAAACCTGTTTATGCCATTGTGGATGGTCAAAAGCTGTGGCGGGTATTTGATAATCTGATTGTCAATATCCTCAAATACTCGCTGGAAAACACCCGGGTATATATATCATTGAAATCTCAGCCGGGTCAAGCCATCATGGTATTTAAGAATGTGACGAAATATGAACTGGGAGAGGATATTGAAGAGTTGTTTGAACGCTTCAAGCGGGGCGACACCTCCCGGCATACAGAGGGCTCGGGTTTGGGGTTAGCCATTGCTAAATCCATAGTGGATCTCCATGACGGTGATTTAGCCCTCGATTTGGATGGAGATTTGTTTAAGATAACTATAACACTTCCCACGCGGGATTAA
- a CDS encoding acyl-CoA thioesterase gives MYVSEKEIQILYADTDMMGVIYHANYLKWFELGRTQLIIDVGYDYLEMERQGYYAPVYNIEITYKRAIRYGERAVVRTWVEKNDGLRTVYGYQIVNGEGEICVEGTSTHIIVRKEDFRPVQFKKVFPAWFQKYEEIKRK, from the coding sequence ATGTATGTTTCGGAAAAAGAAATACAAATCCTCTATGCGGATACAGATATGATGGGTGTAATCTACCATGCCAATTATCTCAAATGGTTTGAATTAGGCCGGACGCAGCTAATTATTGATGTGGGCTATGATTACTTGGAGATGGAAAGGCAGGGCTATTATGCGCCTGTTTATAATATTGAAATTACCTATAAGCGGGCAATTCGTTATGGGGAAAGGGCAGTGGTAAGGACCTGGGTAGAGAAAAATGATGGATTGCGAACCGTTTACGGCTATCAGATTGTCAATGGCGAGGGAGAAATATGTGTGGAAGGAACCTCCACCCATATTATTGTGCGGAAAGAGGATTTTAGGCCAGTCCAGTTCAAAAAAGTATTTCCGGCATGGTTTCAAAAGTATGAAGAAATTAAGAGGAAATAA
- the rarD gene encoding EamA family transporter RarD produces the protein MRLEKNNQQSGMLAATLAYIIWGLLPVYWKLIEEIPAFEILAHRILWAFVFTVALLLCTGQAKSYLSELKDIIHHRKRLFSMVLASVLISANWCTYIWAVNNNHIIETTIGYYINPLVSVMLGIIVLKEKLSLWQGVAICLAFIGVLNMTVHFGSVPWIALTLAISFGLYGLVKKTVKLGAISGIATETLLVCPIALIYLVMLENQGIGSYTFSLSPASLLLMGAGVVTAVPLVLFARGAQRLPLTIIGLLQYIAPTIALLLGVFIYNESFTHTHLVSFCFIWTALLLFSLAKNKYLLQLEALLVKKLFSKTKETHLGS, from the coding sequence ATGAGACTAGAAAAAAATAACCAACAAAGTGGTATGCTGGCCGCCACCCTGGCCTATATTATCTGGGGTTTGTTGCCAGTCTATTGGAAGCTAATTGAGGAAATCCCTGCCTTTGAAATCTTGGCCCATCGCATTCTGTGGGCCTTTGTCTTTACCGTGGCCCTGTTATTATGTACCGGGCAAGCTAAGTCCTATCTCAGCGAGCTTAAGGATATAATTCATCATCGGAAGCGATTGTTTAGCATGGTACTGGCCTCGGTTTTAATTAGCGCTAACTGGTGTACCTACATTTGGGCCGTCAATAATAATCACATTATTGAAACCACCATAGGCTATTACATTAATCCCTTAGTTAGTGTCATGCTGGGTATCATAGTGCTCAAAGAAAAGCTCTCTCTGTGGCAAGGTGTGGCCATCTGCCTGGCCTTTATCGGTGTTTTAAATATGACCGTTCATTTCGGCTCAGTCCCTTGGATAGCTTTAACTTTGGCCATAAGCTTTGGTCTTTACGGCCTGGTCAAAAAAACCGTTAAGTTAGGGGCCATTTCAGGAATTGCCACAGAAACACTGCTGGTCTGCCCCATTGCCCTGATTTATTTGGTGATGCTGGAAAACCAAGGTATAGGTTCTTATACTTTTTCCTTATCCCCCGCCTCTCTTTTATTAATGGGGGCCGGTGTGGTGACAGCAGTACCCCTGGTTCTGTTTGCCAGAGGCGCCCAGCGACTGCCATTAACCATTATCGGACTGCTGCAGTATATTGCGCCAACCATTGCTCTACTGTTAGGGGTATTTATTTATAATGAATCCTTTACCCATACACACTTGGTCTCCTTCTGCTTTATATGGACGGCTTTGCTGCTGTTCTCTTTGGCTAAGAACAAGTACTTACTTCAATTAGAGGCTCTACTGGTAAAAAAGCTATTTTCCAAAACCAAAGAAACGCACCTGGGAAGTTAG